The Periophthalmus magnuspinnatus isolate fPerMag1 chromosome 15, fPerMag1.2.pri, whole genome shotgun sequence genomic sequence CTGGTGTATCGTACAACAACTCCAACCCAAAGAGGTCTCTTGGTTTTGTTGTTCTAcactttgtttttctgtgtttcatcctctcctctttcttgaCTTCTATGGGGGGCCTATTTGTATTACCCAATGTAGATGCGTTCAACAAAGGTTTGATGAAGGACCTCTCAACTGCCCCAAAGTAGATTTCAGCTTGTGGTATTTCAAATGGCAACTACAGCAAATTCCATCCTCTAGTTGAAGCTCCACTTTCGTCTTTCAGTTTAGTGTCATATATACAGAGATTGGAGCCTCTCTGTTGATAGCAGTTGGGTTCTCACATTATTTGTGTTGTCCGTAGAAGATTTGTTGATGGGAAAACAATTAGGCCCAACAATTATTGCCCTGGACAAATACCAACATTTTTGGTACGTGTCCAgggcaataaataaaataatcggATAAACTACTGAACTGGCAAAATAGTCACACCTTGATATGGTTTGGCCTGAAAGAGGTTTTGGGCCTAAttgtttttccttctcatttactcccTTGaggttgtattttgagtgatttatacatgtttgagtaatattctCACTTGATATGCCATCGCTCCAAAAATTTTAATTTTCACCTACACAAATATtgtccaaatgtccaaaatataaaatagttaTCCACGTGCATCATAGATTACAACTATAGACGAAAgaataatatgtatttttaagatccccattttaaactttaactaTTGTCAAGACACGCCACACAGgatctatgtttttcagtgcaaacacacccaaaatgaaaaaaagcttttattttagtctaatttttggctaaaaagttacatactgagcCTTTTAAAATCGATCTACTGCAGTATAGTCAACATAGTAATTTCTTTCCCGGTCATACGGTGTAAAGTTGAGTCTGACCTGGCTTTGAGCTCTGAGTTGTCGTCAATAGGGGGCAGTGTGCTCTTGGAGGGGTGCCCTGATGAGGACATAGACTTGGTGTGGCGGGGCCGCGTGGAGCTCATGGCTGTAGAAGGGGTGCTGCCCGATACTTCAGTCAAACTGGACACACAGACAACAAGCAAGGAACGAAAGCCGCATTAGGATTGTGTCATGtaatggtttagtccagttctcaaactgtggcacTGGGGCTTTTTATGGCCATGTGCAGATccaatctttattttgtttaatgcaTTGGAAATTTAAAGGAAccgtatgtaagattttgattttaattccataaacatgacctaactatCCTCAGATATGAGCTAaacgtgttcaaatcaaatagtaatgctgatttattatcAGTTACAAAAACATAGGACATGATGACCAAGATGTTTATGTTATACTTTTGTGTTTTGACTCATggcaattatccaatcagaaagcagaatgagcctcacgtgaGTCTTTCTGGGttaccagtttcaatgctgaaatccacttggtttaaacctaaagtcTCTGATATGAATGGTCACTAACTAAACACCAGTACCTGCAGCAAATCATGAACCAGTGCTAattcagcctctgcagctcagtgagtggaGAATatgatctttcacatgaggcctgtccagatactgacaatgacaaaaaagtagtgattgtactttttttttttataatagtaTGAGCAcagactacatacagttcctttaactatGCTTTAGTCTTGTACTACATTGTGGACTTTGGCTTTTTACTGACAACTCTCTACAACAGATAACAAAAACTTTTACCTGTATACAGTGTACAGTGTACAGTGTACAGAAGTTAGGATAGGTCGGAAACAACGATTAAGCGATGGTCTCCTAGTGTGCTTTTCCCTGAATCCCAGAGGAATGCTGTCAGGGTAAGCTCTAAATATCTGTTTTAGCTAATTAGAAGAGAAAGTGCATGCTGAATGTTGAATGCAGACTGAAATGCTAATCGCCTGTGTAAGCAGTGTTCTTACCTGCTGTCTTTGCCGTTGGGAATAGCTGAGTATCGGTCTGAAGAGCGCTCACAAACATAAGTATTTCTACGAGTCATGGATCCGTTGGTCTAGTTGTGAAAAGGACAAAAAGACAAATGACATTAGTATTTTTGAGTAAATGGGTAAACGATaaagaattaaagccacaagctgTGTTAAAGGCCCTCGCCATAGCTAGGGTGACCACCTcaaattgtaaaataataatgttgtttattaTGGTGGTACATGGAGCCTCGAGAAATGTAAGTTAATATATAATAACTGCTATAACACCATATGAGTTTTTGGTTTTATCAATCGTAATGTGCAAAGACAGTTTGCAACAGCAATAAGTTCCAACGCTGAAAGCCAGTACACCTGAAATGTGAAGACAGATGCTCACCCCACTTATAGCTCTACACTAGTTTCAACTCTACCACAGATACTGTACGACATAGCAATGGTTACCCCTACAGCACTTGtggtcttcttcctctcttgcaCTCCTAGTGGCGAGGCGGGCACATCTCCTTTGGACGTGCTGAGTTCCAGTCTGCGCGCTCCGTCCCACTCCTCCCTGTGGTCGCTCTCCACGCTCAGAGCCTGGCCGCGTTTAGTGTACGAGACAGCAGGGGGCACCGATGGACCCACTGCAACATAAACGAAGCATAAGGAAGTCACGATATGACTGTATTAACATTAGAGACGTATGTATAAaagacaacaaaataaaaaggcaAACGGCAagcaataacaaaatatatatcacTCTACATCACCACACTTCAATACAGGCCAAGTACGCAGGGTCCTGTACTACAAAGCTACACAAGCACATCACAGTTATTTAAGCCATTttcaaacaactaaatattattatgtatattattatgtataaaacctgctaaccctgtactgCTTGATttaggaaaaatatctaattgtgatttttctgacaagcattgtgattagatttgggattgcagttctgttcaaagttcacatttaaatgCATCCAGGggaatttacaaaaaaactgaaatatgaactgacaaacaaatACAGGAATTTTCagaatgtttgtacagatctaaactacaaagTTTTTAAGCAGAAGAAGATATATTTGGTTGGTTTGTGGTAGTAGAAAAAtagcagcctttgcgattttcTAATTGTGTCCACTCAAATcgtcattttgatttgattgcgattaatcttgcagctctagtCTAGTCTCTTTGCGTTCTGAAATAATTTAGATCTttgattagtttagcagttcaggtTTCAGTCACCTCTCAATATTTAAAATGCgaattttgaacagaatccaactattaaaacataactcacaaatctaatcgcaattgcAATCTTTATCAGAAAATCAGTTCCATATTTGCCAAAACTGCTCAGTGCTAAATACAGTCACAAGACCCATGGCCCTCATGTTCTCTGAAGAGACTTTGTTCATTAAAAATAGCAGACTTTGTCATTTGTGTGTGGAATTTGATTAGTTTAAGTAATTTGTTCTGTTAAGGTTGAAATGAATAGAGTGAAATACACAATTATTATCAATGACGATGACAGCACGAAAAATACATTGAGCCAGTTAATAAATGCCAAGGCACTAATATGTCAAAGTAACTGCAAAGGACGTCATTACTTTAAAAGATGTGTaatgataaaaaacagaaactttccctcctctctgcagTAATCAAATCTGATaccacacattttatttgaatactTTGTGTAAATGCGAGTAAGAGGGACATCTGAAGATGTTTTCACAAGCTTTGTGGTACAGGGCCCAGGTCTGAAGTAAAGCTGTTCCCTCCTCATGCTTTGAGGTGCTGCAGGACAGCAGCCAGCAGATGGCGCCACACACAATGGCCCCACATGAACTAGGAGGAAGCTGCCACACAATGCAACAATAAGTTCTATATGTGTGCTTTTCAGCAGAGAGATGCTTATTGTACAGGACAGTGCAGAAGATTCAAGTGAGGTGTGAAAATCACTGAGAACTTAAAGgatttattcaaatgtgtgttattaaaatgtgtaatggtGTGTTTTTATAGAAGTAGAATAATATCAGTTTTACTGACAGAATCGGGGAGCATTAACTACTGTTATTCTTAATTTGTCTTTCTTTATTGAAATACACATATAaatctttttttatatttgtatacttgaagatacagtatgtaactttctggaggaggcTCATCACCTACATGATTCCTTGGAaacataaagttaaaataaaattactattctccatggagatagatacgttttatgccatattatgGACatttacagccaaaggaacaacacttCAATGGAAAAGAGCAGGATGAGGCACTCCTCCAGactaaataagagtcaggtttgtggagatgcaagcccactcacaataaagacgcatgtttttctctatttttcattttaacaaaagcaatcataataaaaacatgcttttattttagtctattttttggcaaacagttacatactgtggctttaatataggcaaaaagttacatactgtggctttaatatagttatatatacttaattaaaatttacatataattaatttttttgctGATAACTTTTTAAATTAGGTATTGCTGCTTTTATTATAATTCATTTGTGTGTCATTATACAATTGTACACACTGAATCCTGAGCCCTAAAAGGTTGAAATCCTCATCTCAGACTTTTGCACCGTACTTTAAATAGTTTGGAATTTCAACTCAGAAAATAATATAAGAATTGCTAATCTAGTATAAATATAGGTCTTTATCCAATAGTGTCTAGTGCAGCTTCCCCCTGTAGAAGACGCAGGCAGCAGCACGCTCAGAGCTGGGCAGGACGCCGGGTTACTTTACTTGGCTTCTCTACGAcaccaccccctcctcctcctcctcctccctcctcatccccACCATGATCACTGTAGCGCCGCTGCTTCTGATTGGCCGAGATGCTGCGAGTGACTTTGGGGTGGGCGGGCGAGATGCTGGAGCTGTTGTTGATGTCGCTGGTCGGTCGTTGTCTCTGGCCCAGGACGCTGTTGGTCAGGGGTTCGCTGCCCTCAAACTAAAGGAGAAACATACAGAAGGGTCATGTGATCAGGTTATGTTTACTTGTGAATCTACATGATGGCTTTTCACAGACTAATAAGACCAGGGGTTCTCACACTTTCTAAGGCCTGGGACCCTTTATTGGTGTGAAAATATACCAAGGACCCTCTATCATTTATGAAGACGGCATATTAAAATTCAGAGGTTCAAATCATGTTTAAACCAAATTTGGATGAaagacaaattattttattggtTTTGTTCATTCCATCAAAACATTTtagtgtaatgatctgatattttgttttggtgtggATTATGGCCTACAGTTGCCCTTGTGTTCAACTAAAAGAAATCATAAAAGCCAATTCTGACAGTTGGGAAAGTAGTTGAGCAGCTAATACCCTTTTTATTTGGAGTTAGATATTTGTTTACATTGGCAACTGATGATTAGTGATTAGTGTCGACATAATTGGTCCTTTTCAGACATCACCAGTGAACTTACTTACACACGCCCATTACGCCTCTGGCATGTAGGGCAGCACAGAAGGAGGGCTTTGATATTTAATAGACACTAATAGAcatttcaaagttcaaaattaACATtccttttgtacatttatataaaaatgctaCATAGATCTGTTTAATGTTGAAACAGATTGGGTCTTCACCTTTGTGTTTGCATAATCACCAATGTTGGCTTGAAGTGTACAAATatatttgcctgggatccagaatacaccctacaatactttacaaagacgtaagtctagtcactggtgaatcactccattttcaaatgggcatgGGTCAGCCAAttggggacatgcatggtccatccGTATTGGAAGaaataaaggggaaaaaatatcacagggggttGAAAAACTCAAAACCCTGTTAAtttgaggtgagataaatttgattttatttgcaaatcatAGGTCatagctcctttgtttcacatgtgtccaaaaaacagatctgattgcacaatcacGTTTTACCGAACTTGAAACACAACAGAGGACGTGGGGACCTGGCTAATATCCGTCTGTACAAAAAGTACAgggatatcattctggatttgccaggaaaCAAATATATAGCAACTGAATTTGTGAGAAATGATATTTTGACAGTTAAGAAGCAAATTCTACTAAAGAATGCCCagtttaaaagtacagttaGATGATAGATGACGAAATGAGAAACTGTCTCTTGCTCTCTATATGGGACTATGACACTGTAGAATCTAAAACCACCAATCCATGATGAGAGCAGCAGACTGACTGACCTCCGGAGCTTTCCTTCCCAGCAGCAGGTACGTGGCCATGACATCATCGTACTTCTGGTTTTGGAGCGAGTCTGTGATCTCATCTTTAGGGAAGCCCATCGTCACCATCAGCTCTGGGAATAGGTAAAGACCAAACATACTCAATAACACACAATAATGAGACTATAATTATGAACTAAAGTTGATGAccaaatacaaaaagaaaaagttataAATATTAAACTATTTCAATGTTCCCAGTGAAGCAGTACTTCTGGGATGATAAAATAGTGCCAATAAACTATATAATTCTTCAAAAAtattacttgtgtttttatatagacTGGTCCAtgcttaaatatttaaaggtccactatgtaacctttctgttggagggtctaCCGCCAGCTAGTctccatattattattttgcctgtaatgttccacggtatgatATTaatcttatctccatggagacaaacaggtgatgtaaccaggccaagttataggtcagatcagtggagagctaacagtaagaatgcaagtttttcaaggtaattttaGCAGTAAATACACCTGTGCACGAGAGATGAGTATagagtcatactgtggaaccttcctgATAAAgcaacacatctccatggagacaagcaggtggtggacgcCCAACCATAAAAGTTATATAATAGTGCACCTATTAACATTATGGGTAGCACTGTATACTGGATGTAAGTGCATGGAGTGAAGATATTAGCTCAATGTTAGCTGTTATTTATAGAGGCACTTAGCTCTGTTGGTCATTAAAATAATAAGATGCTCTTACAGAGGTCTGGAGTACCACACTTCTCCTTTTATAATAACTGTGAAGTTCACCCAAGGCCAGCAAAAATGTTCACCAACCTGCCAGAATGCTGTGACTCAACATTTCTAAAGCAGCatataaaaaaagtaataatatttgtcattttatttttgtaaagaggCTCTACACCTACTCCGTCTGGGTAAGAAACAGAGTAGGTTTGGCTCAATGTTTATATTCTCAATATTACAAATTTAGTCAGTAGATACAAGTATCATATCATCACACATGATTAGGACTGAACAATATGGAGAAGTCCTTATATTCTATCACAACttttatactatatatatatatatatatatacacaccacCCATTTATCTCAGAGACAGTGCACCCAACACTGTTTAAATAGGCCAGCGTAGCAGCAGTACACACCTATCCTAGACGTATCGCTGAAGTCTGCCTCCGGCTCGATGTAAGGCTtaagctcctcctcctcgtgaCCCACATTCATCCAGTGGTCTTTCATGATTTGCTGATGAGGAAACCAACACAAAGCGCACATAATTAGCCATCATTAATGTTAGCAGACATGGTTGCCTGCCTGTAGAAGCGCTAACACACATATATCTAATCATGTGTAATTAAACCGGGACCTAGAATGCCCCCCCGACACCACACCAGTGGAGTAAATGAGAAGGCCTAATTGTCATGACCAACAAAAAGCAAAATCAATTTTTATCTTAGGTGGAGAAATCTTTAGTATTGAGTACTCGTAAATGCAGGGAAATATTGACGTAGCATCAAGCTATTTAATGCCAGCGTATTATGAGCACAGCAAAGACATGGACGTTCATTTGctgtgctaaaatgtgtttacaaAGCCTTCATATTTCTAACTTACCATACGCAGCAGAAAAGAGTGACATTAGAGAGAATGGTtggttaattttatttttatttatactaccagtcaaacgtttggacacattttcattcatgttttttttctttattttttacaactttttacattttagatacacacagaagacatcaagtatatgaagcaagatatataaAATTATTGGAAAGGTAGGTACTTAAATGGTTTCTTTTATCTTTCTTcaaatatttgatgttttctgtatttatataaaagtagttgtaaaaataaagggaaaaaaacactgtatGAGAGGATGTGTCTTTTAATtggcatttatttttcttttttggcaaGTGAATATCACTATGGCACTACAGTGTGTCAACATTAGCAACTAGTTATGTTAGCAAATTAGAACAGCATTTAGCATGACGGAAGCTACAAGCTAAAACTTAAAGAAATGCAGTCTGTCAATGCCTTGGTAAAGAACATAAGCAACCAGTTAAGTTAGCAATTTGCAACagcttttatttaattagatttttttttttgtatgtaacACTGCTATGCTAATACAGTGTGTCAATGCGTTGAGAGAGAGCATTTGCAACTAGTTAAGTTAGCAATTTAGAACAGCAATTAGCATGACAGAAGCTACAGGCTACAAGCTAAAACTTATGGAAATCtacaataaatataatttatgtTATTTAGCCTATCCTAACATCATCAACCAaatgttaattttgttttgtaaagctaattactaattcaaagtgcttaatTCAGACACATTGTTTACATTATAGTCCCATGATAAACACACTCAATTAGCAAGGACACGTCTATTACCATGTAGCATTTAGGGCTAATTGCTTGATATAAATGTAATAGTCAATTATGCCGTGATATTAATACCCTTGCATTGACTTaaacaactatttatatttCTGTATGCTTATGCTAATGAATATGCTGTTTGCTAGAAgccatttcagtctttttcaaaTTACGCAGTGCCAAATCTAAATCATTAAAATGTTATAATCTAATAAATAGCATGGAGGAGCAGGGCTGTACCTCTAGGCTGCCTCGTTTGACCGGGTTAAGCACTAGCAGCTTCTTGAGAAGGTTTTCACAGTCTGTAGACATGTAGAAGGGGATGCGATATTTACCCCTCAGGACCCTCTCCCTCAGCTCCTGCAcacaaaaacaatcaaacagACAATGAAATATAGCAGCGAGGGTGCCCTTATCTGACCCCCTGCATTCCAGCTTTATATTGAAACTCATGAATCAGGGCAAGTGGGTCAATCCCAGTGACAAAAGCAGGAAATTCCTcacttaatttattcatttcaagTGGCTCACTTTGAGGTCATCCCTGTGGGCAGCCAAGCACtggaaaagtgtgtttttgggACAATATGGGTATACAAGTCAGCTTCTGACTAGAATTAGTTACAACTTATGTATAATAGTATAAAGCCACactttaattaaaggtgcactatgtaacttttctgcagcAGAGTATGCcaactacttgtctccatagaaatgatATTGccttggctggaatgttccacagtatgacattaaacttatccagcTCCAAGGAGAGAAGCAGGAAatgccacaaggccaagtcACGGGTAGGTTTTGAGGAGAGGTGACCCAAATCGCAGCAATGTCTTAGCAACAAAACATGTAATTCAATACATGCAAAAcaacttaatgccatactgtggtacactccaggcaaagcaatatcatcctTCCAGAAAACTTATTTAGAAACAGTATCCAATTGTgcttcaaatattttcaaattgaGGATTTTGATTTAAGCCacccaaagcaataacaacatgCAATCAAGAGAGGTCGTAATTCTCTGGTGTCAACTCAAGTGTGAACTGATTAGCTGATTAGCCACTAATCCGATGGTTAATGTGGCtccaaatttgtttttttttcttgcaaccAAGAAAAACAAGCAGTATTAGAAATGTGCAGTGAAAATGAGATCTCGGTATTGTTCTGTTTAATTggatttttattgtttcttaCGACAGTTAGCACGTTTAAGCCAGTCACATGCTAGCTCACATTGCATTCCTTAGAAGGAGGGGCATTTATAGGCAGCTGGAGAGTGTAAATGTGCCTAGTGAACCAGTTGTATGTGTTGTGGGTTCAGTGTCTACTGACTACAGTTTTAAGCCCACACTTTTGTCAAGACATAATTTCACTTTAGATAACTTGTACCAACACAGACGATGTTTAACTTTGTGTCAGTCTGGCAGACCGGGTaacactgtagatactgtatTAAAGGGGCcgtacctgatttcaaaccatgagtctctacccacttagtcctttctgccactgtgatattGTCCtatgacagagaatcaagtatctgggatagtgtcaggcagttggttTCCTTGCTGCATTCAGATCATGGTGTCAAGAGCGACGgatttacatgcaaagtctatgggaaTGCACGCTTAGGCTAGTTCAACGTTTCCAACTAGAGGTGTTTGGCACAATTTTGATGCCACGGTGTGAACTCATTATAGTTCTCCAATCTTTGCTTACTATTTATGGTTTGTAAatcttgaaaatgcaccatgacagagaatcaagtgtctgggatagtgtcaggaagttgtttcccatgattcttagtaacaatgaGCTTGATTgtacaaaaatggaaaacaaataGATAGTATTTCctatttagcagcttttatcaCATAATTTAagatgtaaagagcatttatcttaaCAAGCATACAtttaaatctggtacaaatcctTTGGCCAAATAACtacaaacaaaaagcaaacaaatgtaCCACATTACCACAACACATTTCAGAcatgacattacattacaaaccCCATATAAAGCCCCACCTTGAGATTCTGTCCGTCGAAGGGTAGTGAGCCGCTGACCAGCGTGTAGAGAATGACCCCCAGACTCCACACGTCCACCTCGGGCCCATCGTACTTCTTGCCCTGGAACAGCTCCGGAGCAGCATAGGGAGGAGAGCCACAGAACGTGTCCAGTTTACTGCCCACCGTGAACTCATTACTGAACCCGAAATCTGCTATCTTGATGTTCATGTCTGCGTCTAACAGTAGATTCTCTGCCTGTGGAGAAAAAGATTGGTATTAACACTAGGGATGGTTGATATAACGGTTCCACAATCCAAAAATCAGGTACCGTGCCTTCAAATTAAGtgcatttcataaacaaaacagGCACGCAGTGGGTTAACATAGAAATACTGTTTAAAAGAGTGATATATATTGCAGAAAATCATGTGAAATATATCGATTTATCAATATCGTTAACAAATATTGCCATATTGTAATATTATTGTATCGTGAGCCATGTATAGTGAATCGTATCGTGAAGGACCCTGTGATTCTCAGCGCTGTCTGTGATGTTGGAGGGTTTCCCAGATATTGGTATCGACCTGAAGTTAAAAATGTAGCCGATATTTGGCacgatagactgtataaatcGTGATTATTATAGTATCCAAAGAGCCAGagtggagcgaggctgttgaaggtaacgcctctacctgcccacaccactggtttagcagggagtgggtgcttagcaacgctgtcaatcaaacctgttgctaacactagagggagtgacctcaggaaaagaaggtgcctgatttgcttgttaatgttcatatcttgatttacagacacaatagcgaaaccgaaataccaggatcatgtagagcgggtcaatatgaacatttttagaccaaaatgacgagtctgacagcagcagttacagagcgaggagccacagtttttcaatagaaagtgaactggagtcgatggagccggaagtgcgctcatgctcACCTCCTATTTGcgatgttagctatgtccatttatatattcagtctatgtTTGGCACCAATTTTTTTCTCAGCTATCCCAGTCTGTCTGTGCCCATGTGTCATCAGTACATACAACAAGTAAAAATTGAAATAACAGACCAATTTGGTTAGAAATATGGCTGTAAATTTACACAATCATGCaacaaatgatttaaaattccatataaacacattttgttaatAATATGTGAACTTAACTAAAACTTAACATCAATGTGTGAACCTTGCTATGAATTTTACAATCTTAACATCAGTATCGGTAAACCAGCCTCAGCAGCAAGACAAATACCGGATATCGTTATcggctaaaaacaaacaaacaaaaacagaattggGTCATCTCCAATTACTTTGTCAGTTCTCACAGTCCTATGATGTATTAGGCTGCGAAAAGGCCCTGCGGTTGAATGTAACGTGATCCGAGTACTAGTCCGGGGAAACGTGATACAGATTTATCAAAGCTGGGAGCAGTGGAGATCCTCACCTTCAGGTCGCGGTGAACTATCCTCCGCTGGTGGCAATACTGCACTGCGGACACGATCTGGATCACAGAGAGGCATATGTATGAGTTTGTttggggagggagaggggaaggggggtcaagggcacagaggaggaaagggcgAGCGCAGCAGTAGCATGTTAGGAATAGCATCATGGAATTGTTTTATCAGCTCTGACCTCTGTTTAaactctttatttttagtcGTAGGTATGAGACAAGTGGATACACGTTGAACTGTGGCTGGAAGCATCAAATCTGACATTACATAACCTTGGGTACTACTATATTAAAAGTGTAGAGTTgacacgatactaaaatttcaaacttgattttgatactaaggcaTTCACttaatactcaataccaattacAATACTTCAATGGagatatacaaaataatagtactttctttatcttaGCAGGAGGTCATATATTTGTTCtgctaaagctcaaaatcatcctaaactgttcaggaaagctcaaattttgtcctgttaatgtgaatTTTTGCTGTATAACTAGTTgcacaaatgagtatctagtttcaatattcgTTTAGTATCGATTtacgatacttttgacaaatgtTGGACGATGTAACATTTTAGGTGAGGGGCTGACAATATTAATAATTCATCGTTCATCATCGTCGTATctggacaaaacaaaaccacatgCCAAAGACAAAGGCTTTGTTACATCAAAAGAGCAAAAAAGCCAAACAATTTCTGATTTTCATAATATatactgcttgtctccatggagataagtttaatgccatattgcggagCATATGGCTCATGACTACTTTTATTAGGCTACATCAAATTAGTCAGACtagtaaaattatattatttttgatgTTTCAGTGCAGCCAAAATGAAGatattatttaaacttttaaactttttagatCTTAATGTTTGGAGCAACTTAAAAGCATGACATAAGTTTGATTCAGTAGCACGTTGCCATGTTGGGAATGATCACTGATTCCACCGTATTTAACAGTTaaggtttcagtttcctgtttataggcaCCATTTTGGGAACTTTCTGACCTTTTGAAAGATGCTGTATTTGTTATTTCTAATTCCTATGTCAACGGTGCTAATATCCCATCCCTCTGAAACCTGCCTGGTCAATCTGTAATCTGATGTAACTCTTGCCCTACCCTTCTCTTTGTAACATGTCCTCTATTGTTGTCTATGACCTTTCATTCCTAAAGCCGGGCTGCTCTTTTCTGGGCTCATTTCTTCCTTGGTTCTTGGACAGACAGCgggtgttatttatttttcttttacctggCAAGGAGACGTCTGC encodes the following:
- the mark1 gene encoding serine/threonine-protein kinase MARK1 isoform X3 → MSTRTPLPTVNERDTENHSSVDGFAEPPAPPTKSASRHSLPRCRNSFTSTEEHPHIGNYRLLKTIGKGNFAKVKLARHVLTGREVAVKIIDKTQLNPTSLQKLFREVRIMKILNHPNIVKLFEVIETEKTLYLVMEYASGGEVFDYLVAHGRMKEKEARAKFRQIVSAVQYCHQRRIVHRDLKAENLLLDADMNIKIADFGFSNEFTVGSKLDTFCGSPPYAAPELFQGKKYDGPEVDVWSLGVILYTLVSGSLPFDGQNLKELRERVLRGKYRIPFYMSTDCENLLKKLLVLNPVKRGSLEQIMKDHWMNVGHEEEELKPYIEPEADFSDTSRIELMVTMGFPKDEITDSLQNQKYDDVMATYLLLGRKAPEFEGSEPLTNSVLGQRQRPTSDINNSSSISPAHPKVTRSISANQKQRRYSDHVGPSVPPAVSYTKRGQALSVESDHREEWDGARRLELSTSKGDVPASPLGVQERKKTTSATNGSMTRRNTYVCERSSDRYSAIPNGKDSSLTEVSGSTPSTAMSSTRPRHTKSMSSSGHPSKSTLPPIDDNSELKASSSPRGPSTSPSAHSISTPEKNRFPRGTTSRSTFHGAQLRDRHSATYNGPPASPTLSHDTGALAQQRRGTSTGIISKITSKFVRRVPSEGEASARTETPRSASGDTKEEGGGRDSKPRSLRFTWSMKTTSSMEPADMMREIRKVLDANSCDYEQRERFLLFCVHGDARQDNLVQWEMEVCKLPRLSLNGVRFKRISGTSIAFKNIACKIANELKL
- the mark1 gene encoding serine/threonine-protein kinase MARK1 isoform X1 translates to MSTRTPLPTVNERDTENHSSVDGFAEPPAPPTKSASRHSLPRCRNSFTSTEEHPHIGNYRLLKTIGKGNFAKVKLARHVLTGREVAVKIIDKTQLNPTSLQKLFREVRIMKILNHPNIVKLFEVIETEKTLYLVMEYASGGEVFDYLVAHGRMKEKEARAKFRQIVSAVQYCHQRRIVHRDLKAENLLLDADMNIKIADFGFSNEFTVGSKLDTFCGSPPYAAPELFQGKKYDGPEVDVWSLGVILYTLVSGSLPFDGQNLKELRERVLRGKYRIPFYMSTDCENLLKKLLVLNPVKRGSLEQIMKDHWMNVGHEEEELKPYIEPEADFSDTSRIELMVTMGFPKDEITDSLQNQKYDDVMATYLLLGRKAPEFEGSEPLTNSVLGQRQRPTSDINNSSSISPAHPKVTRSISANQKQRRYSDHGGDEEGGGGGGGGGVVEKPMGPSVPPAVSYTKRGQALSVESDHREEWDGARRLELSTSKGDVPASPLGVQERKKTTSAVGTNGSMTRRNTYVCERSSDRYSAIPNGKDSSLTEVSGSTPSTAMSSTRPRHTKSMSSSGHPSKSTLPPIDDNSELKASSSPRGPSTSPSAHSISTPEKNRFPRGTTSRSTFHGAQLRDRHSATYNGPPASPTLSHDTGALAQQRRGTSTGIISKITSKFVRRVPSEGEASARTETPRSASGDTKEEGGGRDSKPRSLRFTWSMKTTSSMEPADMMREIRKVLDANSCDYEQRERFLLFCVHGDARQDNLVQWEMEVCKLPRLSLNGVRFKRISGTSIAFKNIACKIANELKL